The sequence GGGAATTTTTTATAATTTTTCGAGAAAAACTTGCATCATCTATCATTTCTTATATACTACCTTGCAGTACATAGTACTATGTAACTAATAATCTATGCCTCAAAAGGAAGAAACGCTCAAAATCACCACCCAAATGCGAAAAGGTATCCTCGAATATATGATACTTTCTATTATTGGAAAAGGTGAATCCTATGCGTCAGACATACTCGAAATCCTGAAAAAAAACAAGCTCCTCGTTGTCGAATGAACGCTTTATCCGCTTCTTTCTCGTCTCAAAGACGATGGACTCATCTCATATTATTGGGTAGAGTCTGCTTCTTGACCTCCGAGAAAATACTTCCGACTGACGGAAAATGGTCGCGAAACTCATATCCTCATGAAACATATATGGAATGAATTATCCGAAGCAGTCAATACTATTACTCAATAATTACCTATTTATGGCAACTTTTCATCTCTCCTGAAAATCATTCGAAACCTCTGAAACTTCAAAAGATTTTCTCGAATCCTATATCAAACGCCTAAAATCCTATATCGAGATGCATGATATATCTCAGAATTATCTCGATGATATCACGGAACGTCTCGTAGAAAAATTGTCTCAACTCGAGAAAAATGAGACAACTCTAAAAGATGCGGATGTTATCAAAATCGTGAATGACATCGGTGAACCTGAAGATATATTTCCCGAATCGAGCAATGAAGAAACAAAACACCAGAAAACACCATTTCGAAAAAAACAGCTCGAAAGAAATACAGAAAAATGAATTATTTTTTGAGTGTGTGCTGGAATAGGAGACTTTTTCGAGATCGATGTACTCTGGGTACGTCTTGGATTCATTTTTTTCACGATTGCATGGGGAGCGGGAATAATCATCTACCTCGCGCTTGCCTTCTTATTACCAAACGGAACAAAACCAACGTCAAAAGAAAAAACTGAGGCAAAAAGAGGAATCATCGATCAACTCGTCTCGTTGGTCGGAACTTCATTTCGATGAATTTTCCGTTTATTTCTCATTATTGTTTTTGGACTGATCGGACTCGGTCTCGCTGGATGTTTTGTGTGAGGAGTGATTGTTTCCGGATTTCTCCTCTCTGGTGGCATAGAATTCGAGAACCAATACTTCCCTGCCATCATACCTGATTCCCTACTCATCGCTGCGCCACTTCTCACTGTTCTCTCACTCGTCGTAGTGATAGCAATATTTGGTAGTATTATCGGGAAAAATCTCTTCGGGAAAATGTGATGGATGATGGTCACTTTGCTTTCTGGGATTGGATTTATCCTTCTCGCTGCAGGAGGTTTTGAGACTTTCCAGAAGTATATGTGGAGTGAGAATGTTATCCAAGAACAAATGCTTAACTTCACGGGAAACACTCTCGAAATTCTCAATAATCTGGATAACTGATATAATATGCATCATCGACTCGATATGGAAGAGAGGTTGATGATACGAAAAGAAGCAAACAGAAAAGGAATTTCTATTCGAAGCACTACGACAATCCAGTCGCAGAATCAGAGAAGTGCACAAGAAATCATCGAGAAAATCAATCCACTCGTGTATACACTTTCTGGAAATATCCTTACGATCGAGAATGCTTCATGATCTGACTTTCAATCACGCGTCCCATATTCATTTCCGAGAAGAAATATAGAAATCATCATCCCTGAAGAAATGACTATTGTCGGAACGTATAGCGACTGGAACTAGAAAAATAGAGAACCAAAAAAACCTTCAGTGTATTTCTGAAGGTTTTTTATATGATTATTCTTTTACTTTTTGGCGTACTCTTCGGAGAATCTCAGCCTGAAGTTCTGCACCATGTCGAGAACGCTGCAAAAGCGTGAAAAAGTCATCTTTCAAAAACACTTGTAATTCCGTATCCTCTACTGCCTCTACTGTCGCATCACGTGGTTCATCGGTAATAAGCGCAATCTCACCAAAGAACGCTCCAGTACCGAGAGTTGCGATTTCCTGTCCTCACTTGATGATACGAACAGAGCCATTGTTGATATAATATGCACAGCCATTGGATGTATCTCCGACAGAGAGAATTCGTTCCCCAGTCTTTACATACTGTGTCTGACTCATGAGTAGAAAATACGTAATTTCCTCTTTCGAGAATCCATCGAAAATATAGAGTTCATCAATTTTTGCAGACATGGAATGATAATTAAGATGATTCTATTGTAGCAAACTCTTGGAAAAAATGCAAAAAAATCCCCTTCCAAAAGGCAGAAGAGGATTTATGATTATATTTTTATCGATCAACTCGTTGAGCCTTATCGACAACGATGAAGTCAGAACGAATGAATCCATGAATCGTACGATCATCAGAAATAACTTCTGACCAATTATCAACCGTAGAGACAACGTAGAGATTTGTTTTATTTGAGAGAACAAATTTGATTTTTGATCCATACCATGGATGTTCACGAACATTCACGAGATGAGCAACATTCACATGAGCAACATCACTCCAGTATGCCTGATCTGCCTGACCAATACGAACGAGATCACTTGCATTCGGAAGGCGGAGATATTTCGCAGCGATGTATCCGAGAGCTTTTCCTCCTGTTTCAGCAATGACTGTATTCGATTTTGTATCTGTCACTTCCGCTGTTGCACCTTGTGATTTGACCCAACCAGTTTCCTTTCATGATACAACCACTGCATCATTTTTCATCAAGTATGCCTTCACTTGAGCTAACATACTTCCAGATGCGCGCATCTTCACACTTCGAGTTGGATTCACATATCGGATTCCTTTGTTCTGCATCTGAAGTGTACGATAATTCGTGATGTCCGTGGAACGAATATCGAAGGCTGGACCATTTTTTGGGTCAAAAGTAGTACCCGAAGCAGCAAATGCACGCCCTACACAACCAGGAAGATTTTTCTCGACATGCGTAAGAGTTGATGTCCCATTTTCTCGTGTGATACGATTCCCGTTACAATTCGTGATGACAGTTGCTGTTGATGCAGAAGAAATAGATTCTACCGAAACAGCTTCTGTCTGAACTGATGAAACAGTTGAAGATGGAATATTTTCTGTTGCCTCTGCTGTTCTTGTACCGAC is a genomic window of Candidatus Gracilibacteria bacterium containing:
- a CDS encoding PadR family transcriptional regulator, whose product is MPQKEETLKITTQMRKGILEYMILSIIGKGESYASDILEILKKNKLLVVEGTLYPLLSRLKDDGLISYYWVESASGPPRKYFRLTENGRETHILMKHIWNELSEAVNTITQ
- a CDS encoding PspC domain-containing protein, with translation MATFHLSGKSFETSETSKDFLESYIKRLKSYIEMHDISQNYLDDITERLVEKLSQLEKNETTLKDADVIKIVNDIGEPEDIFPESSNEETKHQKTPFRKKQLERNTEKGIIFGVCAGIGDFFEIDVLWVRLGFIFFTIAWGAGIIIYLALAFLLPNGTKPTSKEKTEAKRGIIDQLVSLVGTSFRGIFRLFLIIVFGLIGLGLAGCFVGGVIVSGFLLSGGIEFENQYFPAIIPDSLLIAAPLLTVLSLVVVIAIFGSIIGKNLFGKMGWMMVTLLSGIGFILLAAGGFETFQKYMWSENVIQEQMLNFTGNTLEILNNLDNGYNMHHRLDMEERLMIRKEANRKGISIRSTTTIQSQNQRSAQEIIEKINPLVYTLSGNILTIENASGSDFQSRVPYSFPRRNIEIIIPEEMTIVGTYSDWN
- a CDS encoding cyclic nucleotide-binding domain-containing protein, with amino-acid sequence MSAKIDELYIFDGFSKEEITYFLLMSQTQYVKTGERILSVGDTSNGCAYYINNGSVRIIKGGQEIATLGTGAFFGEIALITDEPRDATVEAVEDTELQVFLKDDFFTLLQRSRHGAELQAEILRRVRQKVKE